In one Solanum dulcamara chromosome 1, daSolDulc1.2, whole genome shotgun sequence genomic region, the following are encoded:
- the LOC129901334 gene encoding WAT1-related protein At1g68170-like: protein MALIENYTGFERVKHVGAMTLAAILLGGNIVLSKVAADDGMTMRVMVAYRWIFATAFLAPIAIVIEWNKRPKLTWMVIVQAFLSGLLGGSLFSILFYTSVIMTSATFATAIYNLIPAMTFVIAVLLRFENLSFDKVSGKAKVMGTMICVGGAMLLTLYKGIEVHMWPIKIDLLHHANEATAHKKLVGGTFALGIVLAVTSCICYSLWIVLLAKVSKNYPCHYSSTALMSLMGSIQSVLFALCFDRQVSQWRLGWDRRLFVVLYLGTLGSGIVVILMTWCSQKRGPLFVSVFNPLILLFVALASSLFLDETLYLGSILGGFLIIMGLYVVLWGKGKDMKASRAIILSKGALQKNDLEAPDQDQGTSSTIKQGMTQ from the exons ATGGCTTTAATTGAGAATTATACAGGTTTTGAAAGAGTGAAACATGTAGGAGCAATGACTTTGGCAGCAATATTATTAGGAGGAAATATTGTATTGTCAAAAGTGGCAGCAGATGATGGAATGACTATGAGAGTTATGGTTGCTTATAGATGGATTTTTGCTACTGCATTTCTTGCTCCAATTGCTATAGTTATTGAATG gaaTAAGCGGCCAAAACTAACTTGGATGGTTATTGTGCAAGCATTTCTCTCAGGGCTACTAGG GGGTTCACTATTTTCGATTTTATTTTATACAAGTGTGATTATGACATCTGCAACATTTGCAACTGCAATATACAATCTTATCCCAGCAATGACTTTTGTCATTGCAGTCCTTCTcag GTTTGAGAACTTATCATTTGATAAAGTAAGTGGGAAAGCAAAGGTAATGGGAACAATGATATGTGTTGGTGGAGCAATGTTATTGACATTATACAAAGGAATAGAGGTTCATATGTGGCCTATCAAAATTGATTTGCTACATCATGCTAATGAAGCAACAGCTCATAAGAAGTTGGTTGGTGGCACTTTTGCTTTAGGAATTGTACTGGCTGTCACCTCTTGCATTTGTTATTCACTATGGATAGTATTATTG GCAAAGGTGAGTAAAAACTATCCATGTCACTACTCAAGCACAGCCTTGATGAGCCTAATGGGATCCATTCAGTCAGTCCTATTTGCACTATGCTTCGACAGACAAGTTTCTCAATGGAGGCTTGGTTGGGACAGAAGATTATTCGTTGTTCTCTATCTT GGAACTTTAGGATCTGGAATTGTGGTAATTTTGATGACATGGTGCTCTCAGaaaagaggccctctatttgtTTCAGTCTTCAACCCTTTAATACTTCTTTTCGTGGCACTAGCTAGTTCATTGTTTCTTGATGAGACCCTATATCTAGGAAG TATATTAGGTGGATTTCTTATAATAATGGGCTTATATGTGGTGCTATGGGGAAAAGGAAAAGATATGAAGGCGTCAAGGGCCATTATATTATCCAAAGGAGCCTTGCAGAAAAATGATTTAGAAGCTCCTGATCAAGATCAAG GCACTTCTTCAACAATAAAGCAAGGCATGACCCAATAA
- the LOC129886908 gene encoding fibrillin-5, chloroplastic isoform X2: MATKVLMKPQILSPPLPNTIEMIMIRYNVSATNIIINNSPRNFNKISRFVQQRTICGAAEQQQSNVEVSQSQIKIQLYDALQGINRGVFGVSSDKKFEIEELVEQLESQNPTLEPTLSLDKVAGSWKLIYSTISILGSKRTKLGLRDFITLGDLYQNIDISEGKAVNVIKFNARGLSLLSGELRIEASFKIASKSRVDIFYNNSGIIPDQIC; encoded by the exons ATGGCCACAAAGGTTTTAATGAAGCCTCAAATTCTATCTCCTCCATTGCCAAACACCATTGAAATGATAATGATAAGATATAATGTTTCAGCcactaatattattattaataatagtcCAAGAAACTTTAACAAGATTTCAAGATTTGTGCAGCAAAGGACCATTTGTGGTGCTGCAGAACAACAACAGAGTAATGTTGAGGTTTCACAATCCCAAATCAAGATTCAACTCTATGATGCCCTCCAAG GAATTAACAGAGGAGTTTTTGGAGTATCATCAGACAAGaaatttgaaattgaagaattAGTCGAGCAATTGGAATCTCAAAATCCAACACTTGAACCAACCTTATCTTTAGATAAG GTGGCTGGAAGTTGGAAGCTTATATACAGTACTATAAGTATTTTAGGATCAAAAAGAACAAAATTAGGATTGAGAGATTTTATAACATTGGGggatttatatcaaaatattgatatttCTGAG GGAAAAGCTGTGAATGTGATCAAGTTTAATGCTAGAGGATTAAGTTTATTGAGTGGAGAGCTAAGGATTGAAGCCTCCTTCAAAATTGCATCAAAATCA AGAGTTGATATTTTCTACAACAATTCTGGAATAATACCAGACCAG